In the genome of Odocoileus virginianus isolate 20LAN1187 ecotype Illinois chromosome 17, Ovbor_1.2, whole genome shotgun sequence, the window GTGAAGGGAGCTGACCCCTGAGGCTGCGGGCTGGGGGCTTCTCCACCAGGAGGAGAGCCAGGCTCACCCAGGTCCTCACAGCAGGAGGACAAGAAATCACAACTTTCTTTTCTGCAAAAGTCCTTCTGGCCTCCCGGAGGCAGAAGCTCTTTCAGTATCATTATGCTGCCTCTCTCcctgtttaaaaagagaaaaagagacacagggagaaacagacagagagatgagagacagaaagacagagaaaagaaaggcaaaaataggGGATGCTGACTAATGTTGGCgaggtgtttcattttcctcttcatttaattCCATTTGGGACGCTTGTCtacacagaaaagataaaaatgcacAGGGGAAGAGCCCGTTTCTGGTTTCCAAAATGAAACGCGCTGGATGCAGGAGCCGCCTCTTGCCAGAAGCTGCCCTGCCTAGAcgttgcacacacacatgctcacacgtgtccacacaggcacacagacatgcacacacatgcaagcaCAGATACGCATACAGATACATGCAAACATActtgcatgcacacgcacacatgtgcacacacgcagTGTACACACAGGCGCATGCACGCAGAACACCCCCAAATgcatacacacgtgcacacacccacccacacacgtacacacacccacacacgcagcacacacatatgcacgccCACATTTTGCTCTGTTACAACGTCCCCCTCCTCATTACAGAAAGAAATCTCAAGCTGCTGAGCTGCGCACATCTGGAAGGCACCCTCGCTCACGCCCCAGGCCCCGTCGGTGATCTGGGGCCACAGCTGCCCCCTGGCAGAGCATCCAGGGCTGAGGCAGGGCGAGGCAGACCACCAGGCCGGCCCAGGGCTCTCTGAACCCCACTGGGGCTGCGCCTGGGGCTCCAAGTTTTAGGGAGGCAGTTGGGGGGCTCCGAGTCAGACCCGGGGAGCAACATCCACACTTCTCACGTTCTCGGGGAGAACGTGAGTCAGGCCCTCCTGACAGCAGGTGAGGGGCGCCCTGCGGCCTGTGGATCCCAACATCGACGCCGACAAGTCCACTGGAAATGAGCCTGTCTTGAGCTTACATTTCAAAAATGCGTCTGTCttaggtttttatttcttctatctcATTTATACAGAGACTCTGCGAGCACTCTGGGAAAGAAAAGCAGCAGGTTTGCAGAGGAGAGAGGTTCATGTGAAGATATGAGAATGCTTTTCACACCTTCTTCTGAGGCCGGTCCTTCTCTCCCAGGGCCCGAGCCCTTCTCTGAGAGAGGAAACCCCTTAGTGCCCCAGCCCTCATTCTCTTAGGTCACCCTCCAGGCTCGGATTAAAGGAGCCCGAGGGTCACTCAAAAGCGCCAGGGGCTCTAGATGTCTTGGCTTGACGGCGGGGTGGACAGCTGACCAGGGCCAGCCAGTGAGGGGTCACAGAAACGAGGGGTCctcaggggtgggggaggcgcgGGCCCCATAGGTGTGAATGCATACACATTTCTGCGTAAGCAGAGGTGTGGCGCATCCTGGGATGCATGTACATCTGCTCCCCATTAGCGTGGATGCTAAAGTTAgcttaacaaaaaacaaactctttCAAATCAAGTGTAATTATTCTAGATACATAAAAGCTGCTTTCTAATACGATTTGTACAGACCCTGAAGGAACTTCTACTTGAATTGgagggtttcatttttttttttttttttttttcagaactataACTGCTCAAACATTTCTactgtgaagaaataaaagatggagCAAACCCTGGAAGCCTGCACGGGCCCACGTTAGGAACAGTAGTAATCTCGCCTCCTCTCTGCGGGATTTTCCATTTCCTGGTGGTTTTCTAATCTTTGCACTTTGGAAAGTAAAGATGCTTGGGGTTGTTTATAATAAGAGGGGGGCAAAAACTTATGGTGGgcgtggatttttttttaaagctttaacaTGCCCCAGGGTTATTCCAAAATACTTCTGAAAACATTTCGTTCAGTGTTCCCTCATCACAAAAGGGAGATTTGATAGGGAGTTCATTTCTCATTACTGGCTCTGAGAAGTCTAATCCTGGCTTCTGATACGTAGATCTGTTGGGGGGGCTGGGAAGAAACGGGCATGGGGTGCTGGGGTCCTGGGAGCCCAGCTGGGGGACACGGGTCAGGGGTCAGCCAGGTTCTTCAACTCTCATCTATCCTTCATTTTGGGGTCTGCCAGTAGTCCCCCTTTTATACCTTGCTAGATTCTTTATTAACGTGATGAACATTTCAGCAGCAGGAGGAAAATGAATGTTCATTACCAACTGAAGCTAAACCTGGATTCACCCAGGGCGTTCTCCACAAGCTGCTGAGAGAACCAAGTGCAGGGCCTTTCTTTCAAGCAGCTTTCAGAGGCGGGCGGCAGGGCCTGTGAGGAGAGTAGCTGCCAGGAGCAGGCCCTATTGGAGGTGGCTTTGCTGGAGGCCACATTCTTTTAAATAAGCTTCCACCTGCCTCTGGCCTCAAAGCAGAAACAGGCCTCAGTGGGACTACCGGAGGGTGTGTTTTGGGGCAATGTAGCCACACTTGATACGCCTGCCTACTGTTTTCCAGAGACCCAGATAAGAACAGACGGGGGCCCTGCGGCCCCCAGACTGAAGTTTCCCGAGGGCAGGGCCCGGTCTGCTCTGCACCCCAGTCCTGATGCGCCGTTGGCAGTAAGATGAGCCGTTCTGGGTGGGCGTGGGCACACGGCCTCCTGCGGACTCGCTCAGGGCCACAGGGCCTCTGCTGTGCCAAGCTCGACCTGGTGGGGCTGCCAGGTCCACACAGGCAGGCTTATCCAAGAACAGGCAGCCGCGGGAGCCAAGTGGGGGCACCTACTGGTCAGGCCTGGGAGTGCAACCCGCTCCTATTAGACACTGTGGCCATCAGCCTCAGAGGGTGGGGGGCACGCCTTGGCCCTGGGAGCTGCAGGGAGGAGACGGAGGGGGAGACGCCGGGCTCTCAAGCTGCTGGCAGAAGGCCGCAGCCCCTCCTGCCTGGAGGAGCCTGACCCTCCTGGTGGCTCTGCTCACCAGAGCTTCTGACACACCTGTGCCCAGCCACTGAGGTCATCCTGTCCAGGCTCCACGGCCCATTGCAAACGTGTCACGGACCAGGGCGACCATAGGGAAAACAGGACGGGACGAGAGGAGATCAGAGTCATGGCAGTGATGCTGGATCAGAGTTTGGGGCCGGGAGGCTCCGGCCAGGATAATAGAGGACGTCAGAGGGAAGCACACCGCGTTTCAGGGTCTCTGTCGGAGCCCACTGTCCCTACACTGCCTTCGCTCCAGGGAGGGGCCAGCGTGCAGCTGACCTCATGAGGCCCTGCGCGTGTTTCCACGAGCCCGCACTGAACACCCACCGTGTGCGAGGGTGCTGGGCTCAGGGTGCGTGGGGGACCGGTCCTGTCGATGGGGCTGCGTTGTGGGCCCCATGCAGATACCAGCGTCTGCGAGCGCTCAGACCCTGACAACAGGGGCGTCAGGACGGCCCTCCGTGTGCATTCAGGTTCTGAACTCGCAGGTCCCGTGTCTGTGGGCAGCTCTGAAGCAGCCCTTGCGTCTCCATGCCCCTCTGTGTCAGGGCCACGCGAGCAGCCCACTCTCACGGACTGCTGTCCAGCCCCGTGAAATCCTTGGTCTCTTAGTTTCTTCCGGTCTTTAAAGCGAGGGGTTAGATCAGATCATCCACAGTCTTGCAGTCAGACTCAGCATCACGCTCCACTTGGAGAGCAGGGAGCCGCCCTCACTCTGGAAGAGGCGGTGCAAGTGGCGTGGTGGTCATGCCTGTGCTCACAATCGCAGCTGCCGCATCAGCACCTCACACATACAGCTGTCTCCCCCCCTCATCAAAAGCCTGTTCCCCCACTTCCGGGAGCTTTGGCAGGTTGGTTCCTTCCGCTTCTGGCAGGCTCCCCGTTAGAACTGCCGGAGCTCGCAGGCCTGGGCACCAAGAGTGTCCCGACGCCAAGGAAACAAGGGGGGACACGAcagtctctcctctcttctctgagCACCCCCAAGGGCAGGAGGGAGCCGGGCCATTTGAGGGGGAAGAATAGACAGCCGCAGAGTGCCTTTTCCAGGACAGTCGTGGATGGCAATCCTTCCCTGAAGCTCCAAGTCACCCCAAGGCTGGCTCCTCCTCAGAAGCTTCGTGGGCAGATCTTTAGAGGAGATGATCTGGCATGACCCTCAGTGTCTTAAcatttttgtaattattatttctccatttatataGAAATGTCTTCCCTGCCACCCTGATTTACTGGTAGGTCTTCTGTtgtttggaaaaacaaaagcaaaaccaggGAGAGAGACTGTTTGGAATAGTTTGAAATATCTTTAAAGGAAGACTCAGATCATCCACTCAACCAAATAGGAGTCAACTCCCCTACAAACAACTTACGAAAACTTCTTTGGAGTGTGACATTTTCAAAgcaaaattcctttctttttccaaaaatacCACAAGTAATGCATTGAGTTCAGGGGAATATTGGGCCAAACTACAATTTTCAGACTtaacctttcttcttcttttttaatgtcttgCAAAAACATGCTTGGAACTCTTCAGAAAAACCTTTTCAGCTTGCAAGTTTGAGAAAGAGTCTTTAACTGACGAAATTCTTGGTTCTTAGCCTCCCTGTGTCTTCCCTCGCCCCTTCTCTGTCTGGTTCAGGAGAAAAAGATCGTTGCCCATTTGTTCACCAAACAAGGTTAATTTCCACAAGGCTGGGAAGGGCCAGGCCCCGGTGCTGCCCGCGGGCTTGTAGCAACCATGCCTCCTAAGTGACTGATCATTAACACACAGCTTCTTGAGCCATTCCAAGTGAGAACCCCCCAAACTGTACTTATGGTAGAAAAATGGTATCAATCGTACTCCCTCCTCACCCACGTCAGGGCACATCAGCATTGTAAAATCAGTTCTGCCAAAGAAATGGAGAATCTATCTACAGAGCGGCACTGGTGGCTTGTCAGTATGAGTATCGGACTATTAAACAGGTGTCCACGAGACACTGGTTAGAACGGGAGAGCTGGTGGTGCTCTGGGTATGACGCCCTTCGGGCCGAGAAAAAAATCACCATCTTGTTCTATTTTTCCTGAAGCCAGAGAAGCCCACCCAGCCCAGACAGCAGCCTgtaatttgcattctttttcttggcatGTGTTTTATTAACAATTTTCTCAGTTACCCGCtctggatggctcagtgggtagcATCCTTCTTAGGAGGTGAGCACCTCCTGGGAGATGCTGAGTGGGGGCAGAAATGCTCACTCGCTCCCCGCCTAGCGCAGCAGGAAAAGGCCCGCCGTGGTCCTGCCTGGTGGAGCCGCATTGCGTTCCAGCCAGCCCGGCGCGCTCGGGCCTTAGGGGAACATGCGCTGTCAAGGAATGCAGCTGGCAGCAGGCTGGCAGTTCGCAGAGTGATTTAACATCTCGGTTTCCCGGCCAAGGCCAGGCGGCTGCTCACCGCGTCTCTGCCCCCGCCCCGCGACAGGCTCCCAGCCCAAACACGACAGTGTTGGGGGGTGCTGTCTCAGAGGCCCGGGAGCAGCCTGCTTCACACCGTCTCAGGGACCAGCCTGGGCTTCGGTTCAGCCAGGTGACCCGAGTTCCCACTTGAGCTGTGCTACTGCCCTGAGAGTAAACTTGGAGGCCCGAGTCCTTGTCATGGCCAACTCGAGCCCATTTCCAGGGCCGGCGCCTCTCTGCAGGTCCAGGGCCCAGGTCGGTCTCACCATACTAGCGGTTTggaattttcctttgtttttaacaaatgaaaaacaaacaaacaaaggcaCTTCAGCTGTCCACTAATTCAGCTGCCTAGCTGAATCCCCAAGGTCACAGCTTCGGGCCCAGTGGGACCCAGCTCTGCAATTTCCCTGTTGTGAACCTGGGCAGAGCCGGGCTTCATGGAGTCCAACATGGCGGCCCTGCCCAACCTGTCCCAGCTGAGGCCCAAGGACAGCCCCAGACGCCCCCAGCATGGCTTCCCTTCTGTCTGCTAGCACCCCCCCGCCCCAGAAACACAGAGGCCTGGGCACTTGTCCTTCTGTGGTGCCCTGGATGAAGGTCCCCAAACTCTGTCCCCAAGGAATCTGGAAGCAGCGTCCTCATTTCCAACAGGCAAGACAGTGGCGGTTAAATCTCATGccgaggggctgggggtggctgCTCTCAGCTGCTCCCCTCTCGTGACACTGGCTGACTCCAGTGGCCGTGTCACTGGTCACCAGGAGGTCACCACAGTCCCCAGGGCACCAGGAGAGATGCTGCCATTGACGGTGACCCTCTGCATCGGCCACGTGTGTTGTAGGTTTAATGCAATGCTTGCTTTTTCAAGACAGAGCTGTGAAATGAAGTTTGAGAAGTCCAATTGATGTGTAATTAGAAAAATCTCATCTCACCCGCTTGTCTCTTTGGTCATTAAGAAGACACAAAGAGTCGGCAGTGTAATGGGATCTCTCTTCGAGTGAATCGGTTTATAAAGTCTCTGTCAAGTCTGGTGCAGGGTCTTCAGCAGGGGTCCGTGTCTGGGCCGCGCCTTAGAACAACCCGGAGCCTTCTAAGAAGTCCGCGGGCCCCAGCCTGTCTGACCCGTCTGCCTGGGCTACAGGCTTGTCTCTGTGTCTCCCCGAGACACAGGGCGTGTCTTAGAGAACTTCTCAGACGATTCTGGTGTGTGACCCAGGGGAGGGCCACCGTCCAATCTCCCTGGGTCCGGGAAAGACCTTGTCTGCAGGCCGGGCTCGAGTGCCTGCCGCCCCCCGGggcggcctcctcctcctcctccgtggagcctggcggcctccttctcctctgcctgtGAGAGGCCGGCGGcgtccttctcctcctcctccgtgGAGCCCGgcggcctccccctcctcctccgcctgtGAGGGCCCGGCGGCCTCCCCTTCCGCCTGTGAGAGTCCGGTGGCCTCCCCCTCCGCCTGTGAGAGGCCCGGTGGCCTCCTCCTCCCTGAAGAGCCCggcggcctcctcctcctccgcctgtGAGGGCCCggctgcctccccctcctcctccgccttTGAGGGCCCGGCGGCCTCCCCCTCCTTCTCCGCCTGTGAGGGCCCGGCGGCCTCCTCCTCCGCCTGTGAGAGTCCGGCGGCCTCCTCCTCAGCCTGTGAGAGTCCGGCGGCCTCCTCCTCCGCCTGTGAGAGTCCGGCGGCCTCCTCCTCCGCCTGTGAGGGCCCGGCGGCCTCCCCTTCCGCCTGTGAGGGCCCGGCGGCCTCCTCCTTCTCCGCCTGTGAGGGCCCggctgcctccccctcctcctccgcctgtGAGGGCCCGGCGGCCTCCCCTTCCGCCTGTGAGGGCCCGGCGGCCTCCTCCTTCTCCGCCTGTGAGGGCCCggctgcctccccctcctcctccgcctgtGAGGGCCCGGCGGCCTCCCCTTCCGCCTGTGAGGGCCCGGCGGCCTCCTCCTCCGCCTGTGAGAGTCCGGCGGCCTCCTCCTCCGCCTGTGAGAGTCCGGCGGCCTCCTCCTCCGCCTGTGAGGGCCCGGCGGCCTCCCCTTCCGCCTGTGAGGGCCCGGCGGCCTCCTCCTTCTCCGCCTGTGAGGGCCCggctgcctccccctcctcctccgcctgtGAGGGCCCGGCGGCCTCCCCTTCCGCCTGTGAGGGCCCGGCGGCCTCCTCCTCCGCCTGTGAGAGTCCGGCGGCCTCCTCCTCCGCCTGTGAGGGCCCGGCGGCCTCCTCCTTCTCCGCCTGTGAGGGCCCggctgcctccccctcctcctccgccttTGAGGGCCCGGCGGCCTCCTCCTCCACCTGTGAGAGGCCCGGTGGCCTCCTCCTCCCTGAAGCGCCCGGCGGCCTCCTCCCCCTCCGCCTGTGAGGCCCAGCGGCCTCCCCCTCCTCCGCCTGTGAGGCCCGgcggcctccccctcctcctccgcctgtGAGGGCCCGgcggcctccccctcctcctccgcctgtGAGGCCCGGCGGCCTCCGCCTCCGCCTGTGAGGGCCCGGCGGCCTCCGCCTCCGCCTGTGAGAGGCCGgcggcctccccctcctcctccgcctgtGAGGGCCCGgcggcctccccctcctcctccgcctgtGAGGCCCGGCGGCCTCCGCCTCCGCCTGTGAGGGCCCGGCGGCCTCCTCCTCCGCCTGTGAGAGGCCGgcggcctccccctcctcctccgcctgtGAGGCCCGgcggcctccccctcctcctcctccgcctgtGAGGGCCCGGCGGCCTCCTCCTCCGCCTGTGAGAGGCCtgcggcctcctcctcctccgcctgtGAGGGCCCGGCGGCCTCCTCCTCCGCCTGTGAGAGGCCTgcggcctccccctcctcctccgcctgtGAGGCCCAGCGGCCTCCCCCTCCTCCGCCTGTGAGGCCCAGCGGCCTCCACCTCCGCCTGTGAGGCCCGgcggcctccccctcctcctccgcctgtGAGGGCCCGGCGGCCTCCTCCGCCTGTGAGAGGAGCCGAGGCAGCTCCGCCCCGGGAACAGTGAGGGCTTTGGGAGGAACGCTGGGCGAGGTGGCCCTGGGAACACGGCTGAGCCCCCCGTGGCCTGAGCGTGTTCAGTTGAAAGCTGGCCTGCCTCATGGCGGCCCAGGCCTCCCGAGGAACTGCTCGCAGCCCCTCTATCCAACCTACGTGCGACCACGGGAGGGGTGAGGGCGTCTGGCTTATTTGGAGGTGACCCTTCCTCCTGGGAGCCCCGAGGGTTCAGGAGCTGCGGCCCCCAAGATGAACCCTAACCCCTCAGCCGCGCTTCGGTCCTTTTCAGATGGAACACGGACTGGGCCATGGGCCGTCAGGGTCTCTCTGAAGGCGGCCGTTTTCATCCGGCCCCACGTGAGGCTCCCTGGCGGGACGTGGAGGAGCCCCTGGGTgttccctctcctctctgtgcGCTCAGCTCTAGTCTCCTGTCTGCGTCCCGAGATTCCATCACAGCGTCTTGAAGTGACAAAGCCCAGGAGATACCGGTTGCACGAGGCGATCTCTCCGTCTCCCTCTTGCCTGCCTGGTGCCCCTGTTGGAAGACACGCAGCAGTGAGGCCCTGCCGTCCCGGCGGATGGGAAGTCTACTTCAGACACCTGAGGTGACGGGAAGGAAGTGGAAGTCCAGAGAGAAAGGATTTCTTCCTCCGGGTTCAGCAAGGGCTGAGGGTTCAGGAGGCACCTTCTTCGGGGACCCCTCGGGCACTGTCCGGAGCGTGGACGGGGGAAGCCTGAGGCCTGCAGGTGATGCCTGGGGTCCGGCTCCCAGCCCCTCTGGCCCCTCGCTCACTTGCCCCAGAGCAGACGCTTGTGTGCCTCACTCTGGGGACTAGGCAAGTGCTGCTTTTCTAGAAAGTGTCTTATCAGGTGGTTTATGAAATGAAGCTTCCATGCCTGGGAGCACCTCTTCAGACAGACACTGTTGCCAGCACGACTAAGGGCAGGACTTTCTAGATCAGGAGGCATGCAGAGAAGTTAGTAAATGGACATTGGtgacaactttaaaaaaagaaagcttgatTCATCTCAGCACCCAGTGAAGTCTGTGTGTCCCATGCTcctggtgtgtgtgggtggggggtgaAGAGGAGAGCAAACCAGGTGGGGGGACAGGGGCTTTGAAACCAAAAGCCTGGGTTCTGGACCCAGTCTACTCACTGGGGAGCCGATCTGTGATTTCAGAATAATCGTGTTTGATCTCAGAAAATCAATCAAACACTAAATcataaattttccattttgaaggttttttttcttcatggGTGGAGTTGGATGAGCTTTCTTAAACTATGAGTCCAATGATATTGGACAGAAAAAGGCATCTTCGTGTCAACATTTCTCATCACTCCAAGGGCCTTGGAACTGTTTTCAAAATCTGGGTCATCTCTAGAGAATAGTAATGGTGGGTGTGAAGGGGTGAGTGCTCGGGGAGATGGGCTCTTTTGGTCCCTTTCATAACTTTTCTGTAGAATTCTCGGATGCTTCTGAGCAGGCTCATCAAACGTTCTTCTGTACGTTGACATCAAACCAACAAGCTTGTTCCCAGAAGTGCTGAGCCCTGCTTTGGTGGTGCAGAAAAGCTTCCTATTCTCGGGCGTTTAGCAGAGAGATGCCCAAAACGCTGCTGGATTTGGGGCATATAAGCTCACTGCCTCTGATGAGGGGCCTCAGATTTCTCCCTACTTTATAAATGAGCCTGTCACATCCTCTTAGAACCTAGGAGCTGGCTCTATGTGTACTTCAAATGCTTTCTGTGTTTTTCAAAACTGCTTACAACTAAATAAGAAGTCTTCCTTTTGCTGAAATGCTTTATTTCTAAAACTGtggcctctctctccttttgtcGATTCCAGAGTCAATGCGTCATTTCTGCTTTTCTTACAAACAGTGAAGCATGGAGACATTTTAGTacttgatgaatttttaaaaagaagtgttgcaaaaaagatcttttaattttttctaagttGCAAATGGAGTCAGAGGAATCATCGGCAGCCTTGACCTTGAACGGGTAGACGGTCCACGCTGCTGACTCGGGCTGTTGTCTGTCTCTGTTTGGATGGCTGGTGGCCTAGTCAGGTGAAAAGACGTTATGGTGGGGAGGGGACCCAGACAGGCTGCTGACATGAAGGGGTGCTCATGGCAGCGGCAGGTGGCATTTCTCTGGCCAGGTGGCCTCAGTGATTTCTGACTTGTGATTTCTGTACCTCAATCCCATCACCTATTTGATACTCCTGTAATaattttttcttgtctgtttATCTTGATGGTGAGCCTAAAGGCCATTTCAACCAGGGCTAGACATTGAATTTGTCTATAGATATGAGCTCTTGTCTGAAGTATCATGAATGATGCTTGCAACAATAAGATAGTTAATAACTTCTCTGAAGACAGTAGAATTACACTTTCTCTTCTCTGTGGTCAGAAGGTATAATGCAAAATTCAACCATTCTTAGAGGCACAATCACAGGTAAAACCATCACGACCAAGTAGGTGTCAGAGTATAAACCATAACTCTATAGATTGGAACTATTTAGATGCTGTTCCAGGGAAGTCATCTGACATTAGACTCTACTTACTTTTGGCCCAGAGACTCCttcctggagatgagagctgccCCAGGTTTACACGCGTTTCTGGGAACA includes:
- the LOC139039067 gene encoding retinitis pigmentosa 1-like 1 protein, with the protein product MKTAAFRETLTAHGPVRVPSEKDRSAAEGATSPSVPPKALTVPGAELPRLLSQAEEAAGPSQAEEEGEAAGPHRRRWRPLGLTGGGGGGRWASQAEEEGEAAGLSQAEEEAAGPSQAEEEEAAGLSQAEEEAAGPSQAEEEEGEAAGPHRRRRRGRPPASHRRRRRPPGPHRRRRRPPGLTGGGGGGGRRALTGGGGGGGRRPLTGGGGGRRALTGGGGGRRASQAEEEGEAAGPSQAEEEGEVEEEAAGPSKAEEEGEAAGPSQAEKEEAAGPSQAEEEAAGLSQAEEEAAGPSQAEGEAAGPSQAEEEGEAAGPSQAEKEEAAGPSQAEGEAAGPSQAEEEAAGLSQAEEEAAGLSQAEEEAAGPSQAEGEAAGPSQAEEEGEAAGPSQAEKEEAAGPSQAEGEAAGPSQAEEEGEAAGPSQAEKEEAAGPSQAEGEAAGPSQAEEEAAGLSQAEEEAAGLSQAEEEAAGLSQAEEEAAGPSQAEKEGEAAGPSKAEEEGEAAGPSQAEEEEAAGLFREEEATGPLTGGGGGHRTLTGGRGGRRALTGGGGGGGRRAPRRRRRRTPPASHRQRRRRPPGSTEEEEEAAPGGGRHSSPACRQGPSAPGWLERNAAPPGRTTAGLFLLR